A single Cyclopterus lumpus isolate fCycLum1 chromosome 1, fCycLum1.pri, whole genome shotgun sequence DNA region contains:
- the ap1m2 gene encoding AP-1 complex subunit mu-2, producing MSSSAIFVLDLKGKVLICRNYKGDVDMAEIDHFFPLLMQHEEDGLLCPVLSRGNVHFMWIKHSNLYLVSTTNKNSNASLVYSFLYKLVEVFTEYFKELEEESIQDNFVVVYELLDELMDFGFPQTTDSKILQEYITQEGAKLEVGKSKVPTTVTNAVSWRSEGIKYKKNEVFIDVIESINVLVNANGSVMSSDIVGSIKLKTMLSGMPELRLGLNDRVLFALTGRDKGKTVVMEDVKFHQCVRLSRFDIDRTISFIPPDGESELMSYRINTHVKPLIWIESVIEKFSHSRVEIMVKAKGQFKKQSVANNVEVRVPVPSDADSPKFKTSTGNAKYVPEKNMVVWTIKSFPGGKEFLMRAHFGLPSVENNELEGKPPITVKFEIPYFTVSGIQVRYMKIIEKSGYQALPWVRYITQSGDYQLRSNV from the exons ATGTCTTCCTCCGCTATATTTGTGCTGGACCTGAAGGGGAAG gtgttGATTTGTCGCAACTACAAAGGTGACGTGGACATGGCGGAGATCGACCACTTCTTTCCTTTACTCATGCAGCACGAAGAGGATGGGCTCCTCTGCCCTGTTCTGTCACGCGGCAACGTCCACTTCATGTGGATCAAACACAGCAACCTGTACC TGGTGTCTACGACAAACAAGAACTCCAACGCCTCACTTGTGTACTCGTTTCTATACAAGCTGGTCGAG gtgTTCACAGAGTACTtcaaagagctggaggaggagagcattCAGGATAATTTCGTGGTCGTCTACGAGCTGCTGGATGAGCTGATGGACTTTGGATTCCCTCAGACTACCGACAGCAAGATCCTCCAGGA ATACATCACTCAGGAAGGCGCCAAGCTCGAGGTGGGCAAATCCAAGGTGCCGACCACCGTCACCAACGCCGTCTCCTGGAGGTCAGAGGGCATCAAATACAAGAAGAACGAGGTCTTTATCGATGTCATCGAGTCCATCAACGTACTG GTGAATGCCAACGGCAGTGTGATGAGCAGCGACATCGTGGGCAGCATCAAGCTGAAAACCATGCTCTCTGGGATGCCCGAGCTGCGGCTGGGCCTCAACGACCGGGTGCTCTTCGCTCTCACCGGAC GTGACAAGGGAAAGACGGTGGTGATGGAGGACGTGAAGTTCCACCAGTGTGTCCGTCTCTCGCGCTTCGATATTGATCGAACCATCTCCTTCATTCCTCCGGATGGGGAGTCTGAACTCATGTCGTACCGCATCAACACCCAC GTGAAGCCTCTAATATGGATCGAATCGGTCATCGAGAAATTCTCTCACAGTCGAGTGGAGATCATGGTTAAG gCAAAGGggcaatttaaaaagcagtctGTGGCAAACAATGTGGAGGTGAGGGTCCCGGTCCCCAGTGATGCCGACTCACCCAAGTTCAAAACCAGCACCGGCAATGCCAAATATGTGCCCGAGAAGAACATGGTGGTGTGGACCATCAAGTCTTTCCCT GGAGGTAAAGAGTTTCTAATGAGAGCTCATTTTGGTCTGCCGAGTGTGGAGAACAATGAGCTTGAGGGCAAACCTCCCATTACCGTCAAATTTGAGATCCCATACTTCACAGTCTCAGgaatacag GTACGATATATGAAGATCATTGAGAAAAGTGGTTACCAGGCTTTGCCGTGGGTCCGGTACATTACACAGAGTGGAG ACTACCAGCTGAGGTCCAATGTGTAA